CTTCCAACTTAACCACACCTTGCGGAAAATCGGTTCGCGGAAAATCCATCGAGGCAAAACCGATTCAACGGTCAGAATCCTTGTCCGGGTATTGGCTAAGGATGAAAATAGTTGAGCATCACACCGATCGACAACAATATAGTGAACAAATGGCGGTTGAATATATTGATTGACACTGTTTGCCAGCAACTGACAACGCTGAAAATCAGGCGCGTAGCTGGGCGTAATAATGGCAAAGGAAGGAGACATAGTCAAAGTTGTGTAACGTCGAAAATTGCAGTTGGCGGTTACACCCAATCGTTAGCTTGATCATGCCCATGCTTCCGAAGATTCTTGAGCCATTTAACAAAAATCTTGCCATTGTCGACTAACAAGCCGGCGACAAAGACGTAAAACCTCCAGTCATTCTACCGATTAAACTTTCGACAACTCGCGATTTGCAGCACACAATGCCAATAGATCTACACACATTGCGACAAATGCTAGCGGAAACAGCAAAATCATTTTAATCAATGGCTTATTGTGCAAGTTAATAAATCGCCGCACCAAGTATTCCGGCGGACTTAACCATCCGGATTGTTTCGTCCGTTCCGCATGAATTAAATTCGCCACCCAACGCGGATTCTGCTGATCCCATTCGCGAAACAACGAGGAAGCCGAACGATCGGAGGGCAACTGCTTTAGGGCTGTATGTAAATGCTCGAAGATCAACGTATTCGTAATATTCGCCACAACGAGCCAACGTTCATGTTTCAGTAACTGGCGCGGATGGGTATAGGCTTCGAACACGTGTAGGGCATCCGGTGCACGCGCAATGCGATCGCGTTGAATCGGTGTGGTCAAACAGTTGGTTGTCACCATCTGATAGAGAAATCCATCGTCTGCCGTCAACTCCGATGGCATATAAATCTGACGCAGAATCGACGCCCGTGCACAGTACAACTGACCACATAACCACACGGCTCCACCACTGCCAGACAATTCGGAAACAAAACTCGAAAGATGATCAATCAAATTCTTATTTTGCTTTAACACCACATCTTTAACGGGTCGATCGACCGCCACCCAAATATAGGGATCTTGCTCTAAGACGTTCAGCATCGAACCCAGCGTATAGGGCTCCGGGAACCAAATATCAGCATCCATTAGAAACATATAGTCTGCCTGCGGATCAGCCAGCTCATGGACATAATGATTCCAGGCATTCGGTTTGCCGGGTTGCGCCAATTCGCAAATTTTCCAAGTCACCTGAGGATAATCAACCGGATTAATAATTCCAGCAAAAGTTCGCCGCATCACCTCGGCGGTATTATCACGGCAACCATTCGGCACACCCACAATTTCCAGTTCTAAAGAACGTTCACCGGGCTGAAAAATTGTCTGTTGCAATAACGACTCTAACGTTTTGCGAATCGTCGTAGCTTCATTATGCGCGAGGATTCCGATACTAACTTTCATGACTTCTTCGCGATTAAGTAGGAGGACAAAACAAATAATCCGGGCAGGATTTTGATTGCGAAGCAATGACATGAATTTGAATTGTCTATCGTAATCCAGGTATTTCAATCATCCGGGTCGGATTCTGCTTACGAGACAATTGCAGGAATTATTGTTTCTAGGGTATGAGCACCATCCAAAACTCAACTGCGAGGATTATTCGCATTGAATTCGGCAATATAGTCGGGGTCAGATTCTGACATCGGCGCGGCATCAGGTTCAACTCTTGGCCGCCGGCTAGCATCCGGCGAGTTCATCGCACAACCACGGTACAAGATAAAATCCTGCGAACCGTCATAGCTAATCACCTTCGCCGGAATCCCCACGGCCACGGCCTGGTGAGGCAAATCGCGCAGTACCACCGCATTTGCCCCGATCGCCACATCATGACCAATCGTAATCGGCCCAAAGATCTTCGCACCAGGGCCAAAGAACACACGATCGCCAATTTGGGGTGTCCCACGATCCTCACGACCACCGACGCCGATCGTCACTTGCTGACTCAAGTTACAATTGCGACCGAGCTTAGCATCAATATGAATGATGATGCCATTAGCGTGGGGCATAAAGAGCCCCCCCCCAATCTCCGCCCGGTTTGGCAACTCCACACCGGTAACGATTTCAATCACCTTTTGCCAGATCCCACATAGCAACTTGAGCAGCGGACGTAACACCGGGATGTGAAAATAAAAATGCACCCAGCGGCTAACCCGATATTGCGTCATCACCCAGATACCTTGGCGGCCCAGGAATGCCACGAGCCAGTGGCAATGGTCCATATAGACATACCGATCGATATCAGCCCGCAAATCCGCACAGGCTTGCCGAAATGCTCGCAATGAGGATTTCAGCGTAACTCGCTGTGGAGGAACAGAAGAATGAAGCATTTCTTGTGGTGAGACCGGATACATAAATCCTCCGATTCAAATCATACTGCTGGCACAAACCCGCAAATTAAAACGACAACGATAACAATTGCTGATAGTGACCCAATACTTTCTCTAAAGAGAAATCATTTGCCCGCTCTTTGAGCACCGCGGGACTCGGCGATTGCTGTAGGGTTTCCAGAATCGCAGTCGCCATCGCAAACTCATCCTTGACTGGCACGAGTTTGCCATATTGGCCATTCTCCAGAATCTCGGCCGGACCACTTTGACAGTCAGTCGAGACAACGGGCGTACCCATTGCCATCGCTTCGACCAGCACATTGCCAAAGCCTTCCCAGGCAGAGGACAAAGCAACCACATCCACCGCCGCCATATAGTCATAAGGATTCGAAACAAATCCCGGCAGACTCACATCCGCCTCTAGCTCAAGTTCGGCGACTAATGACTCAAGTCGTGAACGCTCCGCGCCTTCACCCAAGATCATCAAGCGGGCAACACGATGTTGACGCACCTGAGCAAAGGCCCGAATTAACGTCACAAAGTCTTTTTGCTCATTGAGCCGACCCACCCCCAAGATCACCGGCGGTTGACCGGCAGCGAACCAGGGATGGTCGATCGCAACCTGTGGCCGCGCTCGAAATGAGGGGGTAATAATCGGGTTATAAATCGCA
The DNA window shown above is from Romeriopsis navalis LEGE 11480 and carries:
- a CDS encoding glycosyltransferase family 2 protein, producing MKVSIGILAHNEATTIRKTLESLLQQTIFQPGERSLELEIVGVPNGCRDNTAEVMRRTFAGIINPVDYPQVTWKICELAQPGKPNAWNHYVHELADPQADYMFLMDADIWFPEPYTLGSMLNVLEQDPYIWVAVDRPVKDVVLKQNKNLIDHLSSFVSELSGSGGAVWLCGQLYCARASILRQIYMPSELTADDGFLYQMVTTNCLTTPIQRDRIARAPDALHVFEAYTHPRQLLKHERWLVVANITNTLIFEHLHTALKQLPSDRSASSLFREWDQQNPRWVANLIHAERTKQSGWLSPPEYLVRRFINLHNKPLIKMILLFPLAFVAMCVDLLALCAANRELSKV
- a CDS encoding serine O-acetyltransferase; this encodes MLHSSVPPQRVTLKSSLRAFRQACADLRADIDRYVYMDHCHWLVAFLGRQGIWVMTQYRVSRWVHFYFHIPVLRPLLKLLCGIWQKVIEIVTGVELPNRAEIGGGLFMPHANGIIIHIDAKLGRNCNLSQQVTIGVGGREDRGTPQIGDRVFFGPGAKIFGPITIGHDVAIGANAVVLRDLPHQAVAVGIPAKVISYDGSQDFILYRGCAMNSPDASRRPRVEPDAAPMSESDPDYIAEFNANNPRS
- a CDS encoding glycosyltransferase produces the protein MTDVAIFVMDLRGGGAERVMLNLADGLSRSGLKVDLVLVQAVGEYVDAIPPQLRVINLNCHRLVNAIPALRAYLQQRRPKALISALEDTNIAAIIAKHWSRMPMRLIVTVHNQLSQEVKHAQNLKRRFVPYLIRWVYPWADAVVGVSQGVVLDLLQFGTPKARTHAIYNPIITPSFRARPQVAIDHPWFAAGQPPVILGVGRLNEQKDFVTLIRAFAQVRQHRVARLMILGEGAERSRLESLVAELELEADVSLPGFVSNPYDYMAAVDVVALSSAWEGFGNVLVEAMAMGTPVVSTDCQSGPAEILENGQYGKLVPVKDEFAMATAILETLQQSPSPAVLKERANDFSLEKVLGHYQQLLSLSF